A part of Aegilops tauschii subsp. strangulata cultivar AL8/78 chromosome 2, Aet v6.0, whole genome shotgun sequence genomic DNA contains:
- the LOC109765905 gene encoding uncharacterized protein, which yields MDGGGGGGEYGNLNDPIPSPTRSANADGGGEDVVEGSPPPFKIRKLGAPGTSSILAEDPSDGKIGEQMDSMPARGGHVDTEMSEFKCGEVADEDLRKDKMNGGKSSQQIKNPGEVEMDLGKPNSIISEQEIKELCAQMDEMVAFMNYRIVPSAPLICSSSSRSSKETKDEHDKAPQSGIDGILQRLADVRRDMSKLKLELTPFRHKYPYEKVLTSSEEREKRLKSRQEYEKMDNKEKARRQMEFDASDFEGYCQGLTSFVEHFEFITLVSPMHFTHYTPRQIPHHLATYGTTLQILSFKIANIDLDLKWPLLEWPLQVYGVVAARDNVDRRRNILFLRGRGNFQEITQEKPFLCLTGPSRAILAKDHVDLEVQLKLKGPTESEDRVLITKRCQYSGYHTDNGLYTLTLNNRLCTTELSLQQLYCQSVQATFLRVGGFVKGNTSPFIHGGRVACSSPPHGGQETAPPTQVVLLDSRYCDGGKMPIGEEDGYLDLSRHVVSVELRRVRDVSEELEETLNVFIEAYSDSPPDSPPKVSAKADFMVKPQYCGISEHECVLAGSTVKITIAWSPILRTNKVIL from the exons atggatggcggcggcggcggcggcgagtatGGCAATCTCAACGACCCCATCCCTTcccccacaagatctgcgaatgcGGATGGCGGCGGGGAAGACGTCGTGGAGGGGAGCCCCCCGCCGTTCAAAATCCGCAAGCTGGGCGCTCCGGGTACGAGTTCAATTCTCGCTGAGGATCCGAGTGACGGCAAGATCGGCGAGCAGATGGATTCGATGCCTGCCAGAGGCGGGCATGTGGATACAGAGATGTCCGAATTCAAGTGTGGCGAGGTTGCAGATGAAGATCTTCGCAAGGACAAGATGAACGGAGGCAAATCAAGTCAGCAGATCAAGAATCCAGGGGAGGTCGAGATGGACCTAGGCAAACCAAATTCCATCATCTCTGAGCAGGAGATCAAGGAGCTCTGTGCGCAGATGGACGAGATGGTCGCTTTTATGAATTACAGGATCGTACCTTCAGCCCCACTCatctgcagcagcagcagcagaagcagcaaGGAGACGAAAGATGAACATGACAAGGCACCACAGTCGGGGATTGACGGCATCTTACAGCGGCTAGCTGATGTGCGCCGTGACATGTCCAAGCTCAAATTGGAACTGACCCCTTTCCGGCACAAGTATCCTTATGAGAAGGTGCTGACTTCTtcagaggagagggagaagaggctcAAGTCCAGGCAGGAGTATGAGAAGATGGATAATAAGGAGAAGGCCAGGAGGCAGATGGAGTTCGACGCGAGTGACTTCGAGGGCTACTGTCAAGGCTTGACATCTTTTGTTGAACACTTTGAATTCATAA CCCTAGTGAGCCCCATGCACTTTACACACTACACGCCCAGACAGATCCCACACCATCTTGCTACCTACGGGACCACCTTGCAGATCTTGTCTTTTAAAATTGCCAACATCGATTTGGACCTCAAATGGCCACTCCTGGAATGGCCACTCCAAGTGTATGGTGTCGTCGCCGCACGAGACAATGTGGATCGTAGACGCAATATTCTCTTCTTGAGGGGAAGGGGGAACTTCCAAGAGATCACCCAAGAA AAACCCTTCTTGTGCTTGACTGGCCCATCTCGTGCAATTTTGGCCAAGGACCATGTTGACCTCGAAGTCCAACTAAAACTTAAAGGCCCAACAGAGTCTGAAGACAGAGTGTTGATCACTAAAAGATGCCAGTACAGTGGCTATCATACCGATAACGGTTTATATACTCTTACCTTGAATAACCGTCTTTGCACAACAGAGTTAAGCCTGCAGCAACTGTACTGTCAATCGGTCCAAGCAACTTTCTTGCGTGTCGGTGGCTTTGTTAAAGGCAATACATCCCCTTTCATTCATGGAGGCCGAGTTGCCTGCTCCTCACCACCTCATGGAGGCCAAGAAACTGCCCCGCCCACCCAAGTTGTGTTGCTTGATTCTCGTTATTGTGATGGTGGGAAGATGCCAATAGGCGAAGAAGATGGTTACCTTGATCTGTCAAGGCATGTTGTTTCTGTTGAATTAAGGAGAGTTAGAGACGTTTCTGAAGAATTGGAAGAAACCTTGAATGTTTTCATAGAAGCCTACTCAGACTCTCCTCCAGACTCTCCTCCTAAAGTTTCTGCGAAAGCTGATTTCATGGTCAAGCCTCAGTATTGCGGCATAAGTGAACATGAATGTGTCCTTGCCGGCTCTACGGTGAAGATTACCATTGCTTGGTCACCTATTCTTCGAACCAACAAGGTTATTCTATGA
- the LOC109765906 gene encoding serine/threonine-protein kinase STY8 isoform X1 yields the protein MADGSDGEGAGESCWPVPAAAASAHGGGGGGVQLSDVRREIYDRLRAVGNQEALSDPFFNRVLEDHYDRLPASYYIDLDVNKAEDVLLHRRILAECADPDNRPVFHARFLRYLHDDKPSDAESAPNQNGNCGGSLASNLSNGGLKGFDERLMEDLSLGRRKGVDDFEAISARRDTEIPLLHEIIFSSNDKPKLLSQLSTLLSDLGLNIREAHVFSTTDGLCLDVFVVDGWETEETDGLLQQLKETAKRNPSLSNLTSSASERISELQEKIGESEFDRDLLQIEEKIASGSSGDLYRGTYLDVDVAIKFLRTEHVNDNSKVEFLQEIMILRSVNHENVVRFYGACTKQRKYLIVTEYMAGGNLYDFLHKHNNTLELSLILRIAIGISKGMDYLHQNNIIHRDLKSANLLIGDGQVVKIADFGVSRQRSQEGDMTAETGTYRWMAPEVINHKPYDHKADVFSFAIVLWELVTSKVPYENLTPLQAALSVRQGLRLVIPSGVHPRISKLIQRCWGENPNTRPVFSEITAELEDILQPIQHVSAGRLQLQRRPSTYQTKDTDENTAIERRRLLMKLDPLFTLSRTKKCDMRTSSPVYMSCT from the exons ATGGCCGACGGCAGCGACGGGGAGGGCGCGGGCGAGAGCTGCTggccggtccccgccgccgccgcgtccgcccacggcggcggcggcggcggggtgcagCTGTCCGACGTCAGGAGGGAGATCTACGACCGCCTGCGGGCCGTCGGCAACCAGGAGGCGCTCTCCGACCCCTTCTTCAACCGCGTGCTCGAGGACCACTACGACCGCCTCCCGGCCAG CTACTACATCGACCTGGACGTGAACAAGGCGGAGGACGTGCTGCTGCACCGCCGGATCCTCGCCGAGTGCGCCGACCCCGACAACCGCCCCGTCTTCCACGCACGCTTCCTACGG TACCTTCATGACGACAAACCGTCGGATGCCGAGTCTGCTCCGAATCAAAACGGTAATTGTGGGGGCTCTCTGGCTTCCAATCTGAG CAACGGCGGATTGAAAGGATTTGACGAGAGGCTCATGGAAGACCTCAGCTTGGGGCGAAGAAAAGGCGTGGACGACTTCGAGGCCATTTCCGCACG GAGGGATACAGAAATTCCCCTTCTTCATGAAATTATTTTTTCTTCCAATGACAAGCCAAAGCTCCTTAGTCAG CTATCTACGCTGCTGTCGGATCTTGGATTGAACATTCGTGAAGCTCATGTGTTCTCAACAACAGATGGATTGTGTTTGGATGTGTTTGTTGTTGATGGCTGGGAAACAGAG GAGACAGATGGTTTGCTGCAGCAGCTCAAGGAGACAGCAAAACGTAAT CCCTCGTTATCTAATCTAACAAGTTCAGCCTCGGAGAGAATATCAGAGCTGCAAGAAAAGATTGGAGAATCTGAATTTGACAGGGATCTGTTGCAGATTGAAGAAAAGATTGCGTCCGGATCTTCTGGAGACTT ATATCGAGGAACTTACCTTGATGTGGATGTTGCAATAAAGTTCCTTAGAACTGAACATGTTAACGATAATTCAAAAGTGGAGTTTTTGCAAGAAATAATGATTTTAAG GAGCGTTAATCATGAAAATGTCGTTCGCTTTTACGGGGCATGCACAAAGCAGCGAAAGTATCTCATTGTAACAG AGTACATGGCTGGAGGTAATCTGTATGACTTCCTTCACAAGCATAACAATACCTTGGAGCTTTCCTTGATTCTTAGGATTGCTATTGGCATCTCGAAGGGGATGGATTATTTGCACCAGAATAACATCATCCATAGAGACTTGAAGTCTGCCAATTTATTAATTGGCGATGGTCAA GTCGTGAAGATTGCAGATTTTGGTGTCTCTCGTCAACGATCGCAAGAGGGAGATATGACTGCCGAAACTGGCACCTACAGATGGATGGCACCTGAG GTGATAAACCATAAGCCTTATGATCACAAGGCAGATGTCTTCAGCTTCGCTATTGTTCTATGGGAGTTGGTCACTTCAAAG GTCCCGTATGAGAACCTGACACCCTTGCAAGCGGCACTGTCAGTAAGGCAG GGACTTCGCTTGGTGATTCCCTCGGGCGTGCATCCAAGAATATCTAAATTGATTCAACGGTGCTGGGGCGAAAACCCCAATACACGACCTGTTTTCTCTGAGATCACCGCGGAACTTGAAGATATCTTGCAGCCTATTCAG CATGTTTCTGCAGGCCGCCTCCAGCTCCAAAGGAGGCCATCGACATACCAAACAAAAGATACAGATGAAAACACAGCGATAGAAAGAAGGCGCCTGCTCATGAAGCTGGACCCTCTTTTCACATTGTCGCGCACTAAAAAGTGCGACATGCGCACATCGTCTCCTGTATATATGTCATGTACATAA
- the LOC109765906 gene encoding serine/threonine-protein kinase STY8 isoform X2: MADGSDGEGAGESCWPVPAAAASAHGGGGGGVQLSDVRREIYDRLRAVGNQEALSDPFFNRVLEDHYDRLPASYYIDLDVNKAEDVLLHRRILAECADPDNRPVFHARFLRYLHDDKPSDAESAPNQNGNCGGSLASNLSNGGLKGFDERLMEDLSLGRRKGVDDFEAISARRDTEIPLLHEIIFSSNDKPKLLSQLSTLLSDLGLNIREAHVFSTTDGLCLDVFVVDGWETEETDGLLQQLKETAKRNPSLSNLTSSASERISELQEKIGESEFDRDLLQIEEKIASGSSGDLYRGTYLDVDVAIKFLRTEHVNDNSKVEFLQEIMILRSVNHENVVRFYGACTKQRKYLIVTEYMAGGNLYDFLHKHNNTLELSLILRIAIGISKGMDYLHQNNIIHRDLKSANLLIGDGQVVKIADFGVSRQRSQEGDMTAETGTYRWMAPEVINHKPYDHKADVFSFAIVLWELVTSKVPYENLTPLQAALSVRQGLRLVIPSGVHPRISKLIQRCWGENPNTRPVFSEITAELEDILQPIQAASSSKGGHRHTKQKIQMKTQR, translated from the exons ATGGCCGACGGCAGCGACGGGGAGGGCGCGGGCGAGAGCTGCTggccggtccccgccgccgccgcgtccgcccacggcggcggcggcggcggggtgcagCTGTCCGACGTCAGGAGGGAGATCTACGACCGCCTGCGGGCCGTCGGCAACCAGGAGGCGCTCTCCGACCCCTTCTTCAACCGCGTGCTCGAGGACCACTACGACCGCCTCCCGGCCAG CTACTACATCGACCTGGACGTGAACAAGGCGGAGGACGTGCTGCTGCACCGCCGGATCCTCGCCGAGTGCGCCGACCCCGACAACCGCCCCGTCTTCCACGCACGCTTCCTACGG TACCTTCATGACGACAAACCGTCGGATGCCGAGTCTGCTCCGAATCAAAACGGTAATTGTGGGGGCTCTCTGGCTTCCAATCTGAG CAACGGCGGATTGAAAGGATTTGACGAGAGGCTCATGGAAGACCTCAGCTTGGGGCGAAGAAAAGGCGTGGACGACTTCGAGGCCATTTCCGCACG GAGGGATACAGAAATTCCCCTTCTTCATGAAATTATTTTTTCTTCCAATGACAAGCCAAAGCTCCTTAGTCAG CTATCTACGCTGCTGTCGGATCTTGGATTGAACATTCGTGAAGCTCATGTGTTCTCAACAACAGATGGATTGTGTTTGGATGTGTTTGTTGTTGATGGCTGGGAAACAGAG GAGACAGATGGTTTGCTGCAGCAGCTCAAGGAGACAGCAAAACGTAAT CCCTCGTTATCTAATCTAACAAGTTCAGCCTCGGAGAGAATATCAGAGCTGCAAGAAAAGATTGGAGAATCTGAATTTGACAGGGATCTGTTGCAGATTGAAGAAAAGATTGCGTCCGGATCTTCTGGAGACTT ATATCGAGGAACTTACCTTGATGTGGATGTTGCAATAAAGTTCCTTAGAACTGAACATGTTAACGATAATTCAAAAGTGGAGTTTTTGCAAGAAATAATGATTTTAAG GAGCGTTAATCATGAAAATGTCGTTCGCTTTTACGGGGCATGCACAAAGCAGCGAAAGTATCTCATTGTAACAG AGTACATGGCTGGAGGTAATCTGTATGACTTCCTTCACAAGCATAACAATACCTTGGAGCTTTCCTTGATTCTTAGGATTGCTATTGGCATCTCGAAGGGGATGGATTATTTGCACCAGAATAACATCATCCATAGAGACTTGAAGTCTGCCAATTTATTAATTGGCGATGGTCAA GTCGTGAAGATTGCAGATTTTGGTGTCTCTCGTCAACGATCGCAAGAGGGAGATATGACTGCCGAAACTGGCACCTACAGATGGATGGCACCTGAG GTGATAAACCATAAGCCTTATGATCACAAGGCAGATGTCTTCAGCTTCGCTATTGTTCTATGGGAGTTGGTCACTTCAAAG GTCCCGTATGAGAACCTGACACCCTTGCAAGCGGCACTGTCAGTAAGGCAG GGACTTCGCTTGGTGATTCCCTCGGGCGTGCATCCAAGAATATCTAAATTGATTCAACGGTGCTGGGGCGAAAACCCCAATACACGACCTGTTTTCTCTGAGATCACCGCGGAACTTGAAGATATCTTGCAGCCTATTCAG GCCGCCTCCAGCTCCAAAGGAGGCCATCGACATACCAAACAAAAGATACAGATGAAAACACAGCGATAG